A region of Procambarus clarkii isolate CNS0578487 chromosome 22, FALCON_Pclarkii_2.0, whole genome shotgun sequence DNA encodes the following proteins:
- the LOC123756728 gene encoding pro-resilin-like codes for MTVVVLQTIILVVTVIMAVTATPEDGYGEPGTGSPTSGGLGLGGLGSGGQGSSGLGVGGPGIQARYVPAIPGGQGGGQYGSAPAKYNFQWDVNDQPSGNFYGHGEQRDGDNTQGSYYVQLPDSRQLKVEYFVDQFGYHPTVTFEGDAQYPSGSSQGTGSQKGYYQ; via the coding sequence AtgactgttgttgttcttcagacaaTAATTCTGGTAGTGACGGTGATCATGGCCGTGACGGCAACACCAGAGGACGGATATGGCGAACCGGGAACTGGCAGTCCAACGTCTGGCGGCCTCGGGTTGGGCGGATTGGGATCTGGGGGACAAGGGTCCAGCGGCCTAGGAGTTGGGGGACCAGGGATTCAGGCTCGGTATGTGCCCGCAATACCTGGAGGACAGGGAGGAGGCCAGTACGGCTCCGCCCCCGCCAAGTACAACTTCCAATGGGACGTCAACGACCAGCCATCAGGCAACTTCTACGGTCACGGAGAGCAGAGGGACGGAGACAACACCCAGGGCAGTTATTATGTCCAGCTGCCTGACAGTCGTCAACTGAAGGTTGAATACTTCGTTGATCAGTTCGGTTACCACCCCACCGTCACCTTCGAGGGCGATGCCCAGTACCCCAGCGGTTCCAGTCAAGGTACCGGGTCACAGAAGGGCTACTACCAGTAG